A genomic stretch from Candidatus Kaelpia aquatica includes:
- a CDS encoding glycosyltransferase family 4 protein: MKIIVSTHDSLAPLKGGGAIRTLRVAREFKRRGHDVVIVAPTDAVSKIEDMSVEWLHPPRKQRSQILSSIKFNIRLMRKFLWLVEDADIFFIHNTISAVTIPFLKMFFSFKFVLDITDIHAEYLPIGSRNILERIISPYLIRYEYWIISYAEAIIVATHAMKDLLIKRSIAQERIKVIYDGVDAADFNKEKDIGANKNIIHLGAIDRQHGVDLIVKAAAKVIQEDNDVRFLFIGGGREFKYIKGLAKELGLKKYCFFSGILEHSEVIQYLKKASIGIIPRKDYLPNRIVTTLKIYEYWASATAVIASSLKGLREIAEDHREVIFFQPGDSDDLANKITLVLNDSALREKVIKNGLSKVKNFSWQDIASAIVDLSLNSSNA; this comes from the coding sequence ATGAAAATTATTGTTTCAACACATGACTCTTTAGCTCCCTTAAAAGGGGGAGGTGCTATAAGAACGCTGAGAGTTGCTCGGGAGTTTAAGAGGAGAGGTCACGATGTGGTTATAGTTGCTCCGACAGATGCTGTATCTAAGATTGAAGATATGAGCGTTGAATGGCTGCATCCGCCTAGAAAGCAGCGCTCTCAAATCTTAAGCAGTATTAAATTCAATATAAGATTAATGAGAAAGTTCCTCTGGCTCGTAGAAGATGCAGATATATTTTTTATACACAATACAATATCTGCAGTGACCATTCCTTTTTTAAAGATGTTTTTTTCATTTAAGTTTGTCTTAGATATAACCGATATACATGCAGAGTATCTGCCCATAGGAAGCAGGAATATCTTAGAACGTATTATAAGTCCTTATCTAATTAGATATGAATATTGGATTATCTCTTATGCTGAGGCTATAATCGTTGCAACGCATGCAATGAAAGATCTTTTGATCAAAAGAAGCATAGCGCAAGAAAGAATAAAAGTTATCTATGATGGTGTCGATGCTGCTGATTTTAATAAAGAGAAGGATATAGGGGCCAATAAGAATATTATCCATTTAGGAGCGATAGATCGTCAACATGGAGTGGATTTAATAGTGAAGGCAGCTGCTAAAGTGATACAGGAGGATAATGATGTAAGATTTTTATTTATAGGCGGAGGGCGTGAGTTTAAATATATTAAAGGATTGGCTAAAGAGCTAGGGCTAAAAAAATACTGTTTTTTTAGCGGGATCTTAGAACATTCTGAAGTTATTCAATACCTTAAAAAGGCCAGCATAGGAATTATTCCCAGAAAGGATTATCTGCCCAATAGGATAGTTACTACTCTTAAGATTTATGAATACTGGGCCTCAGCAACTGCAGTTATAGCCTCTTCTTTAAAAGGATTAAGAGAGATTGCAGAAGACCATAGGGAAGTAATTTTTTTTCAACCCGGAGACTCAGATGACCTGGCAAATAAGATCACGCTTGTTTTAAATGACAGTGCCCTTCGGGAAAAAGTAATTAAGAATGGGTTAAGCAAGGTCAAAAATTTCAGCTGGCAGGATATCGCATCTGCCATAGTAGATTTATCATTAAATAGTTCTAATGCTTAA
- a CDS encoding radical SAM protein, whose protein sequence is MKVLLLNPLVKYDIDSKYEKYYIRSGSRWPHSGVKKKNTLAHYLPFPFFLGYSAALLNRDGFKVHIVDAVAADIGEEDLLDIIKKVKPDLVFYEPTILTSQYDIRFAYKIKSVYGDMCIALGGSYATVFAKGIIEDNQAVDFILKGEYEFSLLNVARHLRDNVEIKSGIIYSKEGEIIDSGESILIDDLDRLPYPERDLFPLNEKPNPGIYWDGFCQNYPAYQLQASRGCPYRCYFCLFNQVMYNSGKYRTFSPQIVVEEMEMIKRRYKAKEIYFDDDDFTIDRRFVLDLCSEIKNRKLELKWSCMADAINIDEELIKTMADGGCIGIKFGVESGSEKIVKEIGKPIDLKRVIKVINICAKYGIKTHATFIFGLLNEGREDLRVSAAYIHNLKADSIQISIAVPYPGTRFYVMAQEDKSLKFNSYDGKGAVYREGINLSKLRSKTILIWFLKKWLSPFLVLRNMNIFFRTLRGMGIKMFIIKLYVVLIDELKNN, encoded by the coding sequence ATGAAAGTATTACTTTTAAATCCATTGGTTAAATATGATATAGATTCTAAATATGAAAAGTATTATATAAGATCTGGTTCTCGCTGGCCCCATTCAGGAGTTAAAAAGAAGAACACCCTTGCTCACTATCTGCCATTTCCTTTTTTTCTGGGTTATTCTGCTGCCTTGCTCAATAGAGATGGTTTCAAAGTCCATATAGTTGATGCTGTAGCCGCGGATATAGGCGAAGAAGATCTGCTTGATATCATAAAAAAAGTAAAACCAGATCTAGTCTTCTATGAACCTACTATTCTTACCTCACAATACGATATTCGTTTTGCATATAAGATAAAGAGTGTCTATGGAGATATGTGTATAGCTTTAGGAGGCTCTTATGCTACTGTTTTTGCTAAGGGGATCATAGAGGATAACCAGGCTGTGGATTTTATCTTAAAAGGTGAATATGAGTTCTCTCTTTTAAATGTAGCTAGACATTTAAGGGATAATGTAGAGATAAAAAGTGGAATAATTTATAGCAAAGAAGGGGAGATTATTGATTCAGGAGAGTCAATATTGATTGATGATTTAGATAGATTACCTTATCCAGAGCGCGATCTCTTTCCTTTAAATGAGAAACCAAATCCCGGTATCTATTGGGATGGTTTTTGTCAAAATTACCCTGCTTATCAGCTCCAGGCATCTAGGGGCTGTCCTTATAGGTGTTATTTTTGTCTCTTTAATCAGGTCATGTACAATAGCGGCAAATATAGGACTTTCTCTCCTCAGATAGTAGTAGAGGAGATGGAGATGATTAAGAGGAGATATAAGGCTAAAGAGATATATTTTGATGATGATGATTTTACAATAGACAGAAGGTTTGTTCTAGATTTATGCTCTGAGATTAAAAACAGAAAATTAGAGTTGAAATGGAGCTGCATGGCTGATGCTATAAATATTGATGAAGAATTGATTAAAACTATGGCTGATGGCGGTTGTATAGGCATTAAATTTGGCGTAGAGAGCGGCAGCGAAAAAATCGTTAAGGAGATTGGGAAGCCTATAGATTTAAAGAGGGTCATTAAAGTGATAAATATCTGTGCTAAATATGGTATTAAGACGCATGCCACTTTCATTTTTGGGCTATTGAATGAAGGCAGAGAAGATTTAAGAGTATCGGCAGCCTATATCCATAATCTTAAAGCAGACTCTATACAGATAAGCATAGCTGTTCCTTATCCTGGGACAAGGTTTTACGTGATGGCTCAAGAGGATAAATCTTTAAAGTTCAATAGCTATGACGGCAAGGGGGCTGTCTATAGAGAGGGCATTAATTTAAGTAAGCTTAGAAGCAAGACCATACTAATCTGGTTTCTTAAAAAATGGCTCTCTCCATTTTTAGTTTTAAGGAATATGAATATCTTTTTTAGAACTTTACGAGGTATGGGAATTAAAATGTTTATAATAAAATTATACGTAGTTTTAATTGATGAATTAAAAAATAATTGA
- a CDS encoding tetratricopeptide repeat protein, with translation MLKSKWCILLLFLILGLGIYSTSLNNGFIFSDHYLIAENCLIRSSSFTPYYFLGHISQDVKGAFRPLFMLSYNLSYSFSNYNTLGYRIFNILLHALSAFFLYRILCLFFKEPDSKIALLLSIFFLVHPINLDAVVHIMARSTLLFSFFILLSFHFFLKYSLSKAKHLLYLSVVFYLAAALTKEHFVLYLPILFSYILLFGKRGLKKFICLAPYLLISISIFIYWKIMKLAVFAEAVVDIQFRTWGLNILTQLKALLLFIKLFFVPAGFSFDHQSIEALSYFDPAGWIMAFVLVIFLILFVRANNRIKFGILWGVSFYFWRFYIQLESIARERHFYLTQIGIIFVLYVLLSRVKIRKHIFNPLLLIFLIGLGLVTYLRNPLYKNELIASCDIMERYPDSEIADFQIGTYFKAEKRYSAAEERFDRLILNARNPQLKVKALLNLVQIRIDEARYEEAEEIAVKALKEFPYANDVYSLLEIIYLKTGDFGFEELIKEYPDNAKLLFYGGDYLFRKGELSRARDYLNRSHSLGLDYPGYYFLLGRISELTGESDEAIDYYKKLLLVYPFHKEGCFYLGTILAQRGLKEAVFYLRRASKIDPEFAASYYNLGLYYLGCGDRMKAAVFINKARDLGYDIPKGIEVF, from the coding sequence ATGTTGAAGAGTAAATGGTGCATTCTTTTGCTTTTTTTGATTTTAGGGCTTGGTATTTATTCGACCTCGCTGAATAATGGGTTTATATTTAGCGATCATTATTTAATAGCAGAGAATTGTCTAATAAGGAGCTCCTCTTTTACTCCCTACTACTTTTTGGGCCATATATCTCAGGATGTTAAAGGAGCATTCAGGCCTTTATTTATGCTTAGTTATAATTTAAGTTATAGCTTTTCGAATTATAATACTTTAGGATATAGAATTTTTAATATTCTACTTCATGCTCTCTCTGCGTTTTTTCTGTACAGGATATTATGTCTTTTCTTCAAAGAGCCTGATTCTAAAATAGCGCTCTTGTTATCTATCTTTTTTTTGGTCCATCCTATAAATCTTGATGCGGTGGTACATATTATGGCAAGGTCTACTTTACTTTTCAGCTTTTTTATACTTCTTTCTTTTCATTTTTTTCTAAAGTACAGTTTATCCAAAGCTAAACACCTACTATATCTTTCCGTTGTATTTTATTTGGCTGCTGCTTTAACCAAAGAGCATTTTGTTTTGTATCTTCCAATTCTATTCTCATATATTCTATTGTTCGGTAAAAGGGGATTAAAAAAGTTTATTTGCTTGGCTCCTTACCTTTTGATCTCAATCTCTATCTTTATCTATTGGAAAATAATGAAACTGGCTGTTTTTGCAGAAGCTGTAGTAGATATTCAGTTTAGAACCTGGGGGTTAAACATTTTAACCCAACTTAAAGCCCTGCTGCTCTTTATAAAACTCTTCTTTGTACCGGCAGGATTTTCTTTTGACCACCAGAGCATAGAGGCTCTATCGTACTTTGATCCGGCAGGCTGGATTATGGCCTTTGTACTTGTCATTTTTTTAATACTCTTTGTAAGAGCCAATAACAGGATAAAGTTTGGGATTCTATGGGGAGTATCTTTTTATTTTTGGAGATTTTATATTCAACTAGAATCAATAGCTAGAGAGCGCCATTTTTATTTAACGCAGATAGGCATTATATTTGTTCTCTATGTACTCCTAAGTAGAGTGAAGATCAGAAAACATATTTTCAACCCACTTCTACTTATATTTTTAATCGGGCTTGGCTTGGTTACATATTTAAGAAATCCGCTTTATAAAAATGAACTTATTGCATCTTGCGATATTATGGAGCGTTATCCGGATTCTGAGATTGCTGATTTTCAAATCGGAACATATTTTAAAGCAGAAAAAAGATATTCTGCTGCAGAAGAGCGGTTTGATCGATTAATATTAAATGCTAGAAACCCTCAGCTTAAAGTAAAAGCTCTTCTTAATTTAGTTCAGATAAGAATTGACGAAGCTCGATATGAAGAAGCAGAGGAGATTGCCGTAAAAGCCTTAAAAGAGTTTCCTTACGCCAATGATGTCTACAGTTTGCTTGAAATTATATATCTAAAAACAGGTGATTTTGGATTTGAAGAGCTGATAAAAGAATATCCAGATAATGCAAAACTTTTATTTTATGGAGGAGATTATCTGTTTAGGAAAGGAGAGCTAAGCAGAGCCCGTGATTATTTAAACAGATCTCATAGTTTAGGCTTAGATTACCCGGGGTATTATTTTCTTCTTGGCAGAATAAGCGAGCTTACAGGTGAGAGCGATGAGGCTATAGATTATTATAAGAAACTCCTCTTGGTCTACCCTTTTCATAAAGAGGGGTGCTTTTATTTAGGGACTATTTTAGCCCAGAGAGGCTTAAAAGAGGCTGTATTTTATCTAAGAAGAGCGTCAAAGATAGACCCGGAATTTGCTGCGTCTTATTACAATTTGGGATTATATTATTTAGGTTGCGGTGATAGGATGAAGGCAGCTGTTTTTATAAATAAAGCCAGAGATTTAGGTTATGATATTCCCAAAGGAATAGAAGTTTTTTAA
- a CDS encoding glycosyltransferase family 39 protein, with protein sequence MLKSKKIKSYYAIVLLSAFFWCFALSNISSEFLELGGDSAQYLILAKSISSGYGHCALNLPGEPFFDHYPPVFSTLLSFIIAIFGLNYQAIYIFIAALGYVSLILIYCLMRNYLDRRSSLWVTLLTASNLFFFVYITKHILTEALYLFLSLLSFLLILKYFNSYDKKRYSVLILSFILIILSYFTRYIGISLFLAVILFFIKIKRDYRAALSLSVLFSIFFLIWRFIPWSLDINRSYIAGQFWLIDPYRPFLGSIFTDPGTLILRIIEGVNIYRRDIAVVIIPLMGLMNYSILKFILLPITLFVLFGLYLSFKDRERPVFNYYFIIYMSILIVWPYRETHRFLMPIIPFLYYYFIKGIIRALIFIKIKHTYSILAVVLLINIIGNFFIIPDLTKISKAEEEFISLHGWINDNIVDDKIILSRKPTVSFLLTEHKSLIFPYSKDPNDIWDRVVEEEIGYIVVDNFSAQTRMYLGPFLYRFKDKLNLIYTEGESGVFEVLH encoded by the coding sequence ATGCTTAAATCTAAAAAAATAAAATCTTACTACGCAATAGTTTTACTCAGTGCTTTTTTCTGGTGTTTTGCATTAAGTAATATCAGCTCTGAATTCTTAGAATTAGGAGGAGATAGCGCCCAGTATCTTATACTTGCCAAAAGTATTTCAAGTGGTTATGGGCATTGTGCTTTAAATCTGCCTGGTGAGCCGTTCTTTGATCACTATCCGCCGGTTTTCTCGACCTTGCTCTCTTTTATTATAGCTATCTTTGGTCTTAACTATCAGGCTATATACATTTTTATTGCAGCTCTAGGGTATGTCAGTCTTATTTTAATCTATTGTCTAATGAGGAATTATTTAGATAGGAGAAGCTCGTTGTGGGTTACTCTTTTAACGGCTTCGAATCTGTTCTTCTTTGTTTATATAACCAAACATATATTGACTGAAGCATTGTATCTTTTTTTATCTCTTTTAAGTTTTTTATTAATTTTGAAGTACTTTAACTCTTACGATAAAAAGAGATATAGCGTTTTGATACTATCTTTTATTTTAATTATTCTCAGCTATTTTACACGCTATATAGGTATTAGCCTTTTTTTAGCTGTTATTCTATTTTTTATTAAGATAAAACGTGATTATAGGGCAGCGTTAAGTCTTTCGGTTTTATTTTCTATATTTTTTCTTATCTGGAGATTTATCCCCTGGAGTTTGGATATCAACAGGAGCTATATTGCAGGACAGTTTTGGCTAATAGACCCCTACAGGCCTTTCTTGGGCAGCATATTTACAGATCCGGGTACATTGATTTTAAGAATCATAGAAGGAGTTAACATATATCGTCGAGATATAGCAGTTGTTATTATCCCTCTCATGGGTTTAATGAATTACTCTATTTTGAAGTTTATATTACTGCCTATAACATTATTTGTTCTATTTGGATTGTATTTAAGTTTTAAAGATAGAGAAAGACCCGTATTTAATTATTACTTTATTATCTATATGAGTATCTTAATTGTTTGGCCTTATAGAGAGACGCATAGGTTTCTTATGCCGATCATTCCTTTTCTTTATTACTATTTTATAAAAGGTATAATTAGAGCTTTGATTTTTATTAAAATCAAACACACCTACTCTATATTGGCTGTGGTTTTATTGATAAATATAATTGGCAATTTTTTTATAATTCCAGATCTAACTAAAATATCGAAAGCAGAAGAGGAGTTTATATCTCTTCATGGTTGGATTAATGATAATATCGTAGACGATAAAATAATATTATCGCGTAAGCCGACCGTAAGTTTTTTACTTACAGAGCATAAATCGTTAATATTCCCTTACAGTAAAGATCCCAATGATATCTGGGATAGGGTTGTAGAAGAAGAGATAGGCTACATAGTAGTAGATAATTTCTCAGCACAGACTCGTATGTATTTAGGGCCGTTTCTATATCGGTTTAAAGATAAATTAAATCTTATTTATACAGAAGGTGAATCCGGAGTTTTTGAGGTGCTGCACTAA
- a CDS encoding glycosyltransferase family 39 protein, whose protein sequence is MDKREKWYLAVLILIALGLRLYYVFQPMRYDEAFGFLFFFSQPLSFSLSHYIAPNNHLLYNLFAHPLYVLLGDSEWVMRMPSLLFGLLLIPASYCLISSLFNKESGLISAAFLAISSLLIEYSTNARGYTLYLLLAVIFFYSIELIFKAEKNGWLYFILSSVLGLYTIPVMIYPIAVGLFLFLTRVIQDKFKKNKIKMLIISMTAVLLLSFGLYLPIILKSGLASIFANRFVIPGCSFDFIEELPKYLSSLWLSWMRDFPGWSRLALALVLFMAIAGSGELRKKYISIITPAVLAIISILLLNRRFPPQRVFLFLIPLYFGIISSALVYIFKCDFKKILFRALIVLAALSLSLAVINEGAVIKSEETGALNGAEDAVLFLKEQLKEGDNVVCFMPADFILAYYFHRHNVSWAYLGADLKTTERVFVVLKKDQDLSSLLDKHNLPSFLNNSEHITSFKDVDLYSYLDFKSALL, encoded by the coding sequence ATGGATAAAAGAGAGAAGTGGTATCTGGCTGTTCTCATATTAATAGCTCTTGGATTGAGGCTCTACTACGTCTTCCAGCCCATGCGTTATGATGAAGCATTTGGATTTTTATTCTTTTTCTCTCAGCCGCTATCGTTTTCTCTGTCGCATTATATTGCGCCCAATAACCATCTTCTCTATAATCTCTTTGCTCATCCTCTATATGTTCTATTAGGAGACTCTGAATGGGTTATGCGCATGCCTTCCCTTCTCTTTGGCCTGCTATTAATTCCTGCGAGCTATTGCTTGATATCATCTCTATTCAATAAAGAGTCTGGTTTAATCTCTGCCGCATTTCTTGCAATCTCATCTCTTCTTATAGAGTATTCTACCAACGCCAGAGGCTATACCCTCTATCTGTTATTGGCTGTTATTTTTTTCTATTCTATAGAGCTTATATTTAAAGCAGAGAAAAATGGCTGGCTATATTTTATACTCTCTTCAGTCTTGGGTCTCTATACTATTCCAGTTATGATTTATCCTATTGCAGTAGGATTATTTTTGTTTTTAACTAGAGTTATTCAAGATAAATTCAAAAAAAATAAAATTAAAATGTTAATTATCTCAATGACAGCAGTGTTGTTATTAAGTTTTGGACTATATCTTCCGATTATTCTAAAATCTGGATTGGCCTCTATTTTTGCCAATAGATTTGTTATACCCGGATGCTCTTTTGACTTCATAGAAGAGCTGCCTAAATATCTATCTAGTCTTTGGTTGAGCTGGATGAGGGATTTTCCAGGCTGGAGCAGGCTGGCGTTGGCCCTAGTATTATTTATGGCAATTGCAGGGTCAGGAGAGTTAAGAAAAAAATATATCTCTATTATAACCCCTGCTGTTTTAGCTATAATAAGTATATTGCTTTTGAACAGAAGGTTTCCTCCTCAGAGGGTCTTTCTGTTTCTAATTCCACTATATTTTGGAATTATCTCTTCCGCTTTAGTCTATATTTTTAAATGTGATTTTAAAAAAATATTGTTTAGAGCCCTGATTGTATTGGCTGCTCTATCTCTCTCTCTGGCGGTTATTAATGAAGGTGCTGTTATTAAGAGTGAAGAGACAGGGGCTTTAAATGGGGCAGAAGATGCGGTTCTATTTTTAAAAGAGCAACTTAAAGAAGGTGATAATGTGGTATGTTTTATGCCTGCAGATTTTATCCTTGCCTATTATTTTCACCGTCATAATGTCTCTTGGGCTTATCTGGGAGCAGATTTAAAAACAACAGAGAGAGTTTTTGTAGTTTTAAAAAAAGATCAGGATTTAAGTTCTTTATTGGATAAGCATAATTTGCCTAGTTTTTTAAATAATAGTGAGCATATAACGTCATTTAAAGATGTAGATCTTTATAGTTATTTGGATTTTAAGTCAGCCTTGCTATAA
- a CDS encoding tetratricopeptide repeat protein, with protein sequence MLRLLSSKFKRQSKALSVLLLIFIASAFFFKSLSYDFLWLDHFQIKSKESILEDKEDFKDAFFSSTLKDGGRRNYYRPIFKIVHSFNYSLFKESPSGFRLVSIWIHIFNLVFLYFILLRLKVSQGLSLMLTLLWGLLPINLSAVVLISARADLLVTFFILASLLSLLLFLEKRFKGFIVLSIIAYILALLSKEIAWPFFLLVVIYSIVKPRLRFYSAYYTLIAFGYIFWRSIILGYIGSSVPLMRSQPAVALLSSFAGLFRYIFKFFVPLNLSLSDAFPKYDSIFNLEVFSGILILSILVFYFFRSIIKRDQRYMFSLGWLLCFYAPISNILPGLHFWAERFFYLPGVGLIFILGHLGALKKFKRLLVAAVLFYAIVGFKYQSYFKNDQILFRRALSVSLKSEEAYNMLGYSYLINNDYGQAIYYYHLAAQDFSGYYTYSSLDETYNNLGVIFMRLGQYSEARKWFKLLIAIDDDSRLALLNLKTLDSLEALNSEDN encoded by the coding sequence GTGCTAAGATTGTTATCTTCAAAATTTAAAAGACAGAGTAAGGCGCTCTCTGTTCTATTGCTAATTTTTATAGCATCGGCATTCTTCTTTAAATCCTTAAGTTACGATTTTCTATGGCTAGATCATTTTCAAATTAAATCCAAAGAGTCTATATTAGAAGATAAAGAAGATTTTAAAGACGCATTCTTCAGCTCTACCTTAAAAGATGGCGGTAGAAGAAACTACTATCGGCCTATTTTTAAGATAGTACATAGTTTTAACTATTCTCTATTCAAAGAGAGTCCGTCCGGGTTTCGTTTAGTGTCGATTTGGATACATATTTTTAATCTGGTTTTTTTATATTTCATTTTGTTAAGATTAAAGGTATCTCAAGGCTTGTCTCTAATGTTGACTCTTCTTTGGGGCCTTCTCCCCATCAATCTATCTGCTGTTGTGCTGATAAGCGCCAGGGCAGATCTTTTAGTCACATTTTTTATTTTGGCATCTCTTTTGAGTTTGCTTTTATTTTTAGAAAAAAGGTTCAAGGGATTTATAGTACTATCCATTATAGCCTATATTTTAGCCCTGCTAAGCAAAGAGATTGCATGGCCATTTTTTCTGTTAGTAGTAATCTACTCTATTGTAAAACCCCGATTAAGGTTTTATTCTGCCTATTATACATTAATTGCTTTTGGATATATATTTTGGAGATCAATAATATTAGGCTATATAGGTAGCTCTGTTCCTTTAATGCGGTCTCAGCCAGCCGTTGCTCTACTCTCTTCTTTTGCAGGATTATTTAGGTATATTTTTAAATTTTTTGTACCTCTCAATCTTTCTTTAAGCGATGCTTTTCCAAAATATGATTCTATCTTCAATTTAGAGGTATTCTCGGGTATTTTGATACTCTCCATTTTGGTTTTCTATTTTTTTAGATCTATAATAAAAAGAGATCAACGGTATATGTTTTCCTTAGGTTGGCTGCTATGTTTTTATGCTCCTATATCCAATATTCTTCCTGGATTACATTTTTGGGCGGAAAGATTTTTCTACCTTCCAGGAGTAGGATTAATATTTATCTTAGGGCATCTTGGTGCTTTGAAAAAGTTTAAACGTCTGTTAGTAGCAGCTGTATTGTTTTACGCCATAGTTGGTTTTAAATATCAGAGCTATTTTAAAAATGATCAAATATTGTTTAGGAGAGCTCTAAGCGTTTCGTTAAAAAGTGAGGAAGCATACAATATGCTTGGCTATAGCTATCTCATAAATAATGATTATGGTCAAGCTATCTATTATTATCATTTGGCAGCGCAGGATTTTAGCGGTTATTATACCTATTCTTCTTTAGACGAAACCTACAATAATCTAGGTGTTATATTTATGCGATTAGGGCAGTATTCAGAAGCTAGAAAGTGGTTTAAGCTATTAATTGCTATAGATGATGATAGCAGACTAGCTTTATTGAATTTAAAAACCCTAGATTCTCTAGAGGCTCTTAATAGTGAAGATAATTAA
- a CDS encoding tetratricopeptide repeat protein, with protein MKIINIFPSSIIIALGLVLYLSVLDAPFIYDDFHLVVNNYLITSFQYIPKVFKDVFDFGSTGLPARPLQIISYMLDYKIWGFNPWGYHFTNIIIHIVNSLLIYILSLFFVKVRKEAFLTALLFVIHPINTNAVSYISGRADLLAGAFSFISLILFFKFLDNHKNSVLILSLLSFIAAILSKEIALIVPLLLSIYVVIFYRSYLRYLIYHLAAAIIYLLLRLPGSLAATFIKPALSERLLTAPSLFFRYLKMIFFPHNLRLSYAINYIDSPKDFAFILYLILFSLISCLGLYLIRKSKRMVFFSIWYLLNFLLISGVIVALNAPCAEHWLYLGLPAIFTLMAALIYNLFYRKAVYRYASYILIAGMLIFYSFSTLERNKEWLVPEDFYKNEIEHTPFNYKAHYNLGMIYFNEGRYPDAEEKFKRSIAVFPELHLAYYGLALIAEERGGRDQAIRYYNKSLDIVPGFDLAKERLKVLEESYSRDVEE; from the coding sequence GTGAAGATAATTAATATATTTCCTAGCTCGATAATTATAGCTTTAGGCCTGGTTCTTTATCTAAGTGTTTTAGATGCCCCGTTTATCTACGATGATTTCCATCTTGTAGTTAATAATTATCTCATAACTTCTTTTCAATATATACCAAAAGTCTTTAAGGATGTTTTTGATTTTGGCTCAACGGGATTACCAGCTAGGCCGCTGCAGATTATATCCTATATGTTAGATTATAAAATCTGGGGTTTTAATCCCTGGGGGTATCATTTTACAAATATCATAATACATATAGTAAACTCTCTGCTGATTTATATATTAAGCTTATTTTTTGTGAAAGTAAGAAAAGAAGCTTTTTTAACAGCGCTCCTGTTTGTAATTCATCCTATCAATACTAATGCGGTAAGTTATATATCCGGCAGGGCTGATTTATTGGCGGGAGCTTTTTCTTTTATATCACTAATCTTATTTTTCAAGTTTTTAGATAATCATAAAAATAGTGTTCTTATTTTAAGCCTGTTATCTTTTATAGCTGCAATCTTATCCAAAGAGATAGCTTTGATAGTGCCCTTATTGCTCTCAATCTATGTAGTCATCTTTTACCGCTCTTATTTGCGGTATCTCATTTACCATCTAGCTGCAGCTATTATTTATCTATTACTGAGGCTGCCAGGCTCTTTAGCCGCTACTTTCATTAAGCCTGCACTAAGTGAGAGACTCTTAACTGCACCATCTCTGTTTTTTAGATATCTAAAAATGATATTTTTTCCTCATAATCTCAGGCTCTCCTATGCCATTAATTATATAGATTCACCTAAAGATTTTGCATTCATTCTATATTTAATTTTATTTTCTTTAATCTCTTGTCTTGGACTTTATTTAATTAGAAAGAGCAAGAGAATGGTATTTTTCTCTATATGGTATCTTTTGAATTTTTTACTTATATCCGGAGTGATAGTTGCATTGAATGCTCCTTGTGCTGAGCATTGGCTCTATCTAGGGCTGCCTGCGATCTTTACTTTAATGGCAGCATTGATATATAATCTCTTTTATAGGAAAGCAGTATATAGGTACGCTAGCTATATTCTTATAGCAGGCATGCTTATATTTTATAGCTTTTCAACCCTAGAGCGTAATAAAGAGTGGCTTGTTCCTGAGGATTTTTATAAGAATGAGATTGAGCATACCCCATTCAACTATAAGGCTCATTATAATTTAGGCATGATATATTTTAATGAAGGAAGATATCCAGATGCTGAAGAAAAGTTCAAAAGATCTATTGCTGTATTTCCTGAGCTTCACTTAGCCTACTATGGACTTGCTTTGATTGCTGAAGAAAGAGGGGGTAGGGATCAGGCCATCAGATATTATAATAAAAGTTTGGACATAGTTCCGGGGTTTGATTTAGCAAAAGAGAGACTCAAAGTTTTAGAGGAGAGTTATTCTAGAGATGTTGAAGAGTAA